Part of the Streptomyces antimycoticus genome, GTCCCTCATGACCTGACCCTCGCGGCGGACAGGGGCGGGCCTGACGCATCGAGGCCGTGACATGGGATGTGTTCATTCGAGCGCAGTCGGATCACCAGCTATGGATCGGGCGGCAGGAACGCGCTTTCGCAGGTGACGGCCGAAGGGTGTGGCCATCGGCGGGATGGATGCCCATGAAGGACTTCCCTTCCCTTTCGGAACATGGGAGGTCCTGTTAGCGTGACATGCGCGAGCAGGGAGTGTGGAGTCCGCCTATGTCATTGACCGACAAGGCAATCGCCCGCATCAGGGAGCTGATCCAGTCCGGCGAACTGCCGCCGGGCGCCAAGCTGCCGCCCGAGCAGCAGCTGGCCACGGAGCTCGGTCTGTCCAGGAACCTGATGCGTGAGGCGGTCAGAGCGCTTGTGGTCGCGCGGGTCCTGGATGTCAGGCGGGGCGACGGGACCTATGTGACGAGTCTGGAGCCCGCGCTGCTGCTCGAGGGGCTGGGCTCGGCGGTGGAATTGCTCCACGGGGACACCCTGCTGGAACTGACCGAAGTGCGCAGGCTCTTCGAGCCCATTGCCACAAGCCTTGCCGCCACCCGGATCTCCGACGACGACCTCGTCGGGGTCAGGCACCACCTTGACGCGATGAAGGCCGCCCGCGACGATGTCGAGCTGCTCAACGAGCACGACGCCGCCTTCCACAAGGCGGTGATCGCAGCCGCCGGGAACAGCACGCTGGCGACCCTGCTGGAGGGTATCTCCAGCCGCACTGTGCGCGGCCGGGTCTGGCGCGGCATGGTCGACGACCACGCCGGTGACCGGACCATCGCCGAGCACGAGGCGATCTACGCCGCACTGCTGCGCAGGGACTCCGCACTGGCCGAGGCCGCGGCGCTGATGCATGTGAGCACGACGGAGCAGTGGCTGCGTCAGCACCTGGACCGCGACGAGACCGCAGGCCGACCGGGACCGGCCGGCGACGAGACCTAAGGGCGGAGTGGCGCCGTACGAGAGTGACTGGACCGCTCCGACGCCACCGGATTGTCACGTCTCAGACGTGATGATGTGCCGGGGAACATGCCTCGGTCATGCGGCGGAAGCGGTGAAGGAGCACGCCGCCATGTCCGGGCCATCCGGGAGGGCGACCCGGAGGCGGCGGCCGAGGCCGCCATGGTTCACCTGGACAACACGCTCGATGACTACCGCCGCGAGATCCAGCGCAGAGTATTCGGCTGATCCGCGGAAACCGGTGCCGTCCCGGCGGGGCCGACGCGCCCACCGCTACCACGACGAGGCAGTCGCGCGGCGGGGCCTGACGGCGCGTCAACCATCACCCGCCTGGCCCTCCCGGCAGGGCAGTGGTGGCGCCGGCGGTGAACCGCCACCAGTCCGCGTTGACCAGGTAGCCGCTGCCGCCCGTGAACCGAAGATACAGGTCCTGCGTGCCTGTGGCGCCACTGACCGGGCAGGACACCGTCGTCCAGGTCTGCCAGCCGCCGGTGTTCGGCACGCCGCACCGGCCCACGACCGCTCCGTTGGGGCCGCCCAGACGCAGTTCGATGGTGCTGCCGCCGGTCGCCGAGGCCACGCGTGCGGTGAAGGAGGACGGACCCGCGCCGAAAGCGACCCCCTTGACCTTGATGTAGTCGCCGTTCTCGGTGTACCCGACGTTCATGCCCCCCTCGCTGGACGGCTCCGTCTCGATCCCGGATTCCCAGGCGATCGTTTCGGCCTCCTGGCGGATGTATGGGTCGAGCGTGCCGACCTGGGACGCCCCCGTACTGGTCATGTTGATCGTCGGGATGGTGCCGTCGGGGTTGTAGGAGAACTTCTCCACCCCGACCGAGCGGGTGTAGCCGCTCCCGCCCGGAAGCGCGCCGTTGTGGTAAAAGAAATATGAACCGCCCTTGAAGTCGACGATGCCCGGGTGGTTGGTGAAGCTGGAGCCCTGCGTGGGCATGATCGTTCCGCGGTAGGTCCACGGTCCGGTCGGGCCGGGGGCGGTGGAGTAGGCGATGAACTCCGAGCAGCACTTGGCGGCATACACGATGTAGTACAGGCCGCCTCGTTTGTAGAACCAGGGCCCTTCCTCGAACAGTGTGGGCCGGTTGGGATCACCGGTGCGGGTGCCGAAGCCCGCCGTGGTGAGCGGGATCTTGGCCGGGCTGCCGGAGTAGGAAATCATGTCGGAGTTCAGCCTGACGTACCAGAGGTTCGGGTTGCCCCAGTACAGATACGCCTGTCCGTCGTCGTCGATGAAGACGGTCGGGTCGAACTCGCCGTTCCCCACCAGCGGGTGGCCGAGGGCGTCGCGGAACGGTCCGGTCGGGCTGTCCGACACCGCCACGCCGATGGCCATGCGGCCGGTCGCGCGCTCCGTTGTCGGCACGTACCAGTAGAACTTTCCGTTGCGGTTGACGACCTGGCCCGCCCACGCGTTGGCGGACGCCCAGCTGAAGGAGGCCACACTGAGCGGGGAGCCGTGGTCGGTCCAGTTGACCATGTCGGCGGAGGACCACACCCGCCACTCTTTCATGGTGTAGTTGGTCGAGTTGTCCTCATCGTGCCCGGTGTAGAGGTAGACGCGGCCGTCATGGACCAAAGGCGCGGGGTCGGCGGTGTAGATGTGCTGAACGATCGGGTTGTCCGCCCTGGCCTCCGTGGGAGACACCGCGGCGGGCACGAGGACGACTGCCAGCAGGAGACTCGCCGCCCAGGCGACCGCTCGCGTGAGTCTGGTACGAGTGGGTTGTGGTCGTCTCCTCATGTGCGGGTCCACCTCTGGTTGCCCTGACCGTTGCAGGTCCAAAGGATCAGCGGGGTTCCGTTGGCGGTGCCGGCTTGATCGACGTCCAGGCACAGGCCGGCGTGGACGTTGCGGATCGAACCGTTCGCGTCGAGTGTCCATTTCTGGTTGTCCTGTCCGTTACAGGGCCAGGTGATGATGCGTGTGCCGTTGGCGGTGCCCTGGTCGTAGGCGTCCAGGCACTTGTCTCCGAAGACGCGTATCTCGCCGCCGGCCCAGGTGGTCCACAGCTGGCCGGCGGCCGTGTGGCAGTCCCGGATCAGCACCCTCGTCCCGGCCGCGGTCGAGGCGTTCTCCACGTCCAGACAACGGCCGGACCCGTCACCGCGCAGCCGGGATGTGGTGGCGGCCAGCGGAGTGCCGCCGGTCACCCGGAACGCGGCGACACCGTGTGCGGGCACACTCGCCGAGACCTGTCCGGTCGTGCTCGATGTGCCGCCGGTCCACAGGTCGGTGAGGGTGAACGACCCGCCGGACAGACCGACCTGTGCCGCCGTGGCGGTGACAGTCGTCGTGCTGGTCCCCCGGTTGAACAGGCCCACGGCGACCGAGCCGTCGGACAGGGGCTTGGCGAACACCTCGGTGTCTCCGTCGTCGCGCACCCTGCGCCCGCCCGCGCCCAGCGGGTCCTGGTTCACCGCCACCAGACGCGGGTTGCGCAGGACCGCGCTCACATCGGCCGACATGGTGCGGATGTCATTGCCCGCCATGAGCGGCGCGGCCATTAGCGCCCACAGGGCGAAGTGGGAGCGGGACTCGGTCAGCGACAGCCCGGGGCGGCCGACGACGAGCATGTCGGGGTCGTTCCAGTGGCCCGGACCCGACTGCGCGGCCAGCGGCGCGGTGACGTCCACGACGTTGCCCACGCCCATCGGATAGCTGTTGGTGTTGCCGTTCTGCCAGATGTCGAGCAGGTCCTCGGTCGTCCGCCACAGGTCGGCGACCTCGCCCCAGTTGTATGTGTCGCCGGTGATGGCGTGGTAGCTGTTCGGGTTGATGCTGTAGACGATCGGGCGCCCGGTGGCGCGCAGCGCGTCGCGCATGAGCGTGAACCGCGCGACCTGCTCGTCCCGGGTGCCGGCGGAGGAACACCAGTCGTACTTGAGGTAGTCCACACCCCACGAGGCGAACGTGCGAGCGTCCTGGCTCTCATGACCCTTGCTGCCGGTGGACCCCGGGTAACTGCCGCCGCCCTGCGCGCACGTGCGCTCGTTGGGCACCTGATAGATGCCGAACTTCAAGCCCTTCCCGTGGATGTAGTCCCCGAGCGCCTTCATACCGCTCGGAAACTTTGTCGGGTTGGCCCGCAAGTTGCCCGCGGTGTCGCGTTGGGGGTCGAACCAGCAGTCGTCGACCACCACGTATCGGTAACCGGCGTCCCGCATGCCCGAGGAGACCATGGCGTCGGCGGCTTGACGGACCTGCGCCTCGGTGACCCCGCACCCGAAGCTGTTCCAGCTGTTCCAGCCCAGGGGCGGGGTGAGCGCCGGACTGCCCGGGGCCGCCTGGGCGGTCGAGTGGACCGAGGCCGTGGTGAAGGCGGTGCCGATCAGCGCGGCAGCCGTGAGGAAGCGGAGTAATCGTCCGCGTGGTTTCGACACGAGATGGTTCCTTCCTGGAAGGATACGGCGAGGCGATCGCCCGCCGGTGCGCGCGATGCGGCGGCCAATGGATGCCGGGGAGGCTGCCGGCCCGGCATGACAGCCGCCGCACCCGGTGGTGCGTGGTGACCTCCGGCCCGGATGGTCACAGAAGAGGGCGGCGGTCGTCGGGAACGGGAAGCGCCCCGGCTCAGCGGTAGCCGGCCGCGGTGATATTGGCCTGCACGGCGTTCTCCGTCTGGTCGGAGGGGTAGCCGGAGACCATGGCTCCCTCGTAGAACGTTCCGGCGCTGAGGTTGGTGTTGCCGTTGCAGCAGTCACCGCCGCTGCCCAGGATGATGGCCCCCTGCTTCTTCATGGGGTTGTAGCCGCCGGGGAGGGAGCCGGCGTACAGGGTGGTCAGGCTCCCGGACTGCGCGTTGCTGCCCTTGATCGCGAACCGGGTCGTCCCGTTGTTCTTCAGTGTGGCGGTGACGAACTTGCTGGTGAATGCCCTCTGGTTCGGGTTCCAGGACTGGCTGCCCCCGGAGTACAGGCCCCATTCGAGGTCTGCCTGGACCCATGGGCCGTTCCCGGAACATCCGCCGAACCAGCACTGCGTGCTGAAGTTGATGGCGTCCATGGCTCCGGGGCCGTCGGCCTTGCGGCTGGTCTCGCTGTTGCCGTAGTCGAAGCAGCAGCCGCTGTTGACGTGCGTGCCGCTGGTCACCATGTACATGCCCTCGGGTGCGCTGCCGGTGGGGACGCCCGTCGCGTGGCCGTCGCGCCAGTAGCTGTTCCTGGGGTTGATGTACAGCGAGTAGGCCCTGTTGCCTCCGACCGTCAGGGACTCACTCGTCGCGTTCGCGGCGGTGTCGGAGCCACCGACTCCGCCCGGCCCCTGGTACCCCAGGTTGTTGCCGTGCCCGGACTGGTCGTAGACCCAGGTGATGACGCATGAGGTACCCGCGCAGAACGAGTCCTGGGCGGCGGCGTCGGCGACGCCGCCTGCCGTCACGGCGCCGACGTCCCGGGTCGCGTTGTCGGACGAGCGCCTGACTTGGTACAGCTTGCCGGTGTACGAGCCATAGAGCGCCCGCACCGTGCTGTGCGCGGCTACACAAGGTGTGCCGCCCGACGCGTAGATGTCACAGGGGCCGGTGCCGGCGGCGGACGCCGGCCCTGGTCGGCCGAACACCGCCACCAGGACCGCAATCAACATCAGCGCCGAGCCGGTGGCCAAGGTGGCGGGCGAGCGCCGTCTGCGGGGCACACCGCCCGGCACGGAAACCAATGAAGACTGCACCGTCTCCTCCTGGAGGGTGGGCATCTGATCAGGGGCATGACATGTCATACGTGCCGCAGGTCAACTGGATGGCGGGGGCGCAAGAAGTAGTGATTCGATATTTCGAACGCCTGCCGAAACACCGGACAGAGATGGATGATAGGGGAGCCCCGAAGGCTGTCAAGACCGCATGCGGGACCGGTGTGGAGGCCGCGATGAAAACCGCAGTCCGGCGGTGCTCCTGCGGGGTGGAATCGTCGGCGACATGTGATGTTTGGCCTCTCCCGTCGCCCATGCCACAGGGCGTTCGTCCCGACTTCCGCAGCAGGCCCCCGTATCGTTCGACGTCAAGTCTCTTGACAGTCCCAAAGATCCCATGGGACCCCTAGAGGGAGACATGGGATGTATCGGCGCGCCCTGCTGTCCGTCCCGTGCCCGCGCTCCCGCCTCCGCCCATGCCGCCGGAAGGTCATCTCATGACGATCAACAGGCGCGTCTTCCTCACCGTCTCGGGCGCGACAATGCCGGGTTGGCCACGCCACGACGGCCGTCACCACCCTGGACGGCGGCCACTTCGCCCTACCGCTGGCGTCGCGCCTCCGACGGTGGTGGTCGCGCCACCGCCGGACTGACGCTCCTTTGGGGCATCTGCCACCGTTTCCTGTTCAGCTTGTCGATCGTTGCTCGACATTTCGAACCCTTGGTGAACTGGACCCGCTCGCGATGTCCTTCCTCCGGATCGCCCACGGCCGTACTCGCACCACCCGTACCGGCAAGGCCCCCATGCGTCGCCGCCGTGCTGGGTTACCGAGGACACAGGCGACATTCGGGTGGCGGACCTCCGCCCGACCCCATGGAGCTGTCAAGGACATCAGATGACCATCGACTCGTGCCGTCTGCAGCTCCTCTACCAGGGCAGGGCCCCGAACTCCGGCGGCGACCACTCCCAGCTTCCCGATCGCCTCGGCCTGCTCACTCGGACCGACAACGACTGTTGAGCGCCCCGGCCCCTCTCCCATGGGGTCAGGGACCAAACAGAGGGCCCCGGCCCGCTGAGCAACCTCCGCGGGATCCCCTCTCACGCTGGTACACGGCGCCTGTGTACCCCGCTCACCCCTACAACAACAAGGAGCCACCCATGTCGATACGACGGCGTACCTTACTGGGCCTCGGCGTGGCCGCCGCCACGGGCGCGGGCATGTCCCTGCTCGGCAGCAGCGCGGCCGCCGGCACCCTGTCACCACGGATGGCCTCACCGCGGCAGGCACCCACCGCGCAGTTCGCCATCGGCGTGCGCCAGTTCTACTGGTCGCGTGGCAACCGCCAACTGACCACGAAGATCTTCTACCCGGCCTCCGGCACCGCGGGCGGCAACCCCGTCCCGAACGCGCCCATCGCGAGCGGCGTCTTCCCCATCGCCGAATGGAGCCACGGAATGGGGTGCAACTCCGACTGCTACTCCTCCCAGACCCACGATCTGGCCGCCGCGGGCTTCATCTGCCCCGCCCCCTCGTTCTCCGACAACACCAACATCGGCAGTGTCTACAACGGCAACTGGTCGAAGGACGTCTCCGAGGTCCTCACCCGGACACTGGCGCTCAACAACACCGCGGGCGACCCATTCGCCGGACACATCGACACCCGCGTCGGTGTCGGTGTGTCAGGTCACTCGATGGGCGGGATGACCACCCACGGCCTGCTCACCGCCTGGCCGGACAACCGCATCGTCGCCGCCGTCCCGGTCGCCTGCGTGGACATGGGCAACCCCGCCGGCCTCCACGCCAATGTCCTGTTCATCCACGGTGACCACGACCCGACCTGCGACTACAACTCGGCGCGCGCCGCGTACGCGGAGCTTCCGTCGCCCAAGGCGTTCCTCACTCATGTCGGGGCGGACCACGGCCAGTACCTGACCCCGGACTACCGGTACTACGCCCAGACCAAGAACACCTTCCTGGACTGGTTCCGCTGGAGCCTGTACGGCGACACCGCCGCCCGCGACCGCCTGCGAAGCGACGCCACCAGCAACGGCACCTCCTGGCAAGCGACCCTCACCTAGTACTCCAGTCTGACTTCGCGATCTTGTGGCGAACCCGGCTGGGAACGGGTACGGCCACCGCGTGATCATCGGTTGGTGTGTGGACAAACGAAGATCGTGCGGTGGCCGCGGACCATAGCGTAGACCCTGCCCGCTGGCGGGTGTTGTTCGACCAGGCCATGGCTCGTATCGCCGGGCGGTTCGGCCGAGTTGAGCCTCGGGCCACGGCCCGCGCCTACTTGCTCGGGCTGCTGTCGGCTACCGAGCGGAAGAACTGCTGGCAACTGGCTGAACAGGCCGGCCTGGCCCGGCCCGGGCCGATGCAGCGCCTGCTGCGCTATGCCCGCTGGGATGCCGACGCCCTCCGTGACGATGTCCGCGCCTACGTTGTCGACCACCTCGGCGACGACGGCGTTCTCATCGTGGACGAGACCGGCTTCGTGAAGAAAGGCAGCATGTCGGCGGGGGTGCAACGCCAGTACACCGGCACAGCTGGCCGGATCGAGAACTCCCAGGTCGGCGTGTTCCTCGCCTACGCCACTGAGCGGGGACGCGCGCTGATCGACCGACGGCTCTACCTGCCCGAGCGGTCCTGGTGCTCCGATCCCGAGCGCCGCCATGCTGCCGGGGTGCCCGAGGACCTACCCTTCGCGACCAAGCCCCGGCTGGCCGAGGAGATGATCGTCGCCGCGTTGGACGCCGGAGTGACTGCATCGTGGGTGACCGGCGACGAAGCCTACGGCCAGGACCCGCAGTTACGCGCACGCCTGGAGCGGATCGGCATCGGCTACGTGATGGCCGTCGCCTGCTCCACCCGGGTCCGGATCAACCAGGGCCGCACCCCTGTCCGCGCCGATGTCCTCGCCGACCGCTTGCCCGCCTCTGCCTGGCAGCGGCACAGCGCCGGAGCCGGCGCGAAGGGCCCGCGCTACTACGACTGGGCCTGGATCCACATCGGCACCGGCGTCCATCGTCACCTGCTGATCCGCCGCAACCGGACCACCGGTGAACTCGCCTTCTACCTGTGCTGGTCACCCACCCAGATCACCCTGCACGAGCTCGTCCGCGTCGCCGGTGTCCGCTGGAGCGTCGAGGAGTGCTTCCAGGCCGCCAAGAGCCAGGTCGGCCTGGATCACTACCAGGTCAGGCACTGGACCTCATGGCACCGGCACATCACGCTCGCCATGCTGGCCCTGGCCTTCCTGACCGCTCTCGCCGCCGACGCGAACCCCGCCCGGCCTGCCGATCCGCAACATCCCGACCGCAGCCACGACCCGATCATCCTGACCGTCCCGGAGATCCGTCACCTGCTCGTCGCCGTCTTCGCCCCACCGGCCATGACTGCCGCCAGACTGCTGCACTGGTCCACCTGGCGCAGACGCCACCAGGCCGCAGCCCGACGCAGCCACTACCAACGACGCTCCACCGACGGACCCGCTGGATAGATCACGAAACCGCACTGGAGTACTAGTGCGTCGGTCTTGAGTTTGCTCGTCGCCGCGTGAGTCGTGTTCCGTTACAGATCACGGCTCTCAGCAACACCGCGGTCGCCGCCCGGCCGGGCGTGGAGGAGAAGCCGCAGATCCAGGCGCTGGAACGCCACCGGGTCGGCGTCTGCCGCGCCCCGCCGAACAGCCTCGGCGGGGCGCGGCACCTCGCCCGGCCGTTCCAGCAGGCCCGGGAGAACCTCAGCATGGTCGGCCACTGAGGGCTGCCCCGTTCACCGTCAGTGGGCCCGGACGGTGAACGTCCAGGTTCCGGAGCCGACTCGGTACGTGACCGCTTGGTCGGTGACCTGTGTCTTCCTGGCTTCGATGGGCGCTTGGACGCGGTGGTCCTCGTCGGTCAGAGGTACCCGTACCACCGCGCGGCTGTTGGCCGGGATGGTGACGGTCAGTCGCAAGGTGTCCCGTGTCTTCTTCCAGCTGCTGGCGACGTGGCCACGCACCGTCTCCTGCGCGGCGGACACCTGGTCGAGGGAGGCGGGGATCCGCGGCTCGACCGCGATGTCGCGATAGCCGGGCGTGGTGGGCCTGATCCCCGCGAGGACGGTGTACAGCGAGGTGTTGATACCGGCGAACATCGCGTGGTCGTGGGTTTCCATCGAGGAGCGGTAGAGCCACTGCTCCCAGGTGGTCGTTGCCCCGTTGGCGAGCTGGAAACCGAAGCCGGGGTAGGTGCGTTGGTGGAGCATGGTCATCGCCAGGTCGATCCTCCCGGTGCGGGCCAGCGCGTCGACCAGGTAGCGGGTGCCGAAGATGCCGGTGTCCAGGTGGCTGTCGTCGT contains:
- a CDS encoding FadR/GntR family transcriptional regulator yields the protein MSLTDKAIARIRELIQSGELPPGAKLPPEQQLATELGLSRNLMREAVRALVVARVLDVRRGDGTYVTSLEPALLLEGLGSAVELLHGDTLLELTEVRRLFEPIATSLAATRISDDDLVGVRHHLDAMKAARDDVELLNEHDAAFHKAVIAAAGNSTLATLLEGISSRTVRGRVWRGMVDDHAGDRTIAEHEAIYAALLRRDSALAEAAALMHVSTTEQWLRQHLDRDETAGRPGPAGDET
- a CDS encoding glycoside hydrolase family 43 protein; amino-acid sequence: MPAAVSPTEARADNPIVQHIYTADPAPLVHDGRVYLYTGHDEDNSTNYTMKEWRVWSSADMVNWTDHGSPLSVASFSWASANAWAGQVVNRNGKFYWYVPTTERATGRMAIGVAVSDSPTGPFRDALGHPLVGNGEFDPTVFIDDDGQAYLYWGNPNLWYVRLNSDMISYSGSPAKIPLTTAGFGTRTGDPNRPTLFEEGPWFYKRGGLYYIVYAAKCCSEFIAYSTAPGPTGPWTYRGTIMPTQGSSFTNHPGIVDFKGGSYFFYHNGALPGGSGYTRSVGVEKFSYNPDGTIPTINMTSTGASQVGTLDPYIRQEAETIAWESGIETEPSSEGGMNVGYTENGDYIKVKGVAFGAGPSSFTARVASATGGSTIELRLGGPNGAVVGRCGVPNTGGWQTWTTVSCPVSGATGTQDLYLRFTGGSGYLVNADWWRFTAGATTALPGGPGG
- a CDS encoding glycoside hydrolase family 27 protein, coding for MSKPRGRLLRFLTAAALIGTAFTTASVHSTAQAAPGSPALTPPLGWNSWNSFGCGVTEAQVRQAADAMVSSGMRDAGYRYVVVDDCWFDPQRDTAGNLRANPTKFPSGMKALGDYIHGKGLKFGIYQVPNERTCAQGGGSYPGSTGSKGHESQDARTFASWGVDYLKYDWCSSAGTRDEQVARFTLMRDALRATGRPIVYSINPNSYHAITGDTYNWGEVADLWRTTEDLLDIWQNGNTNSYPMGVGNVVDVTAPLAAQSGPGHWNDPDMLVVGRPGLSLTESRSHFALWALMAAPLMAGNDIRTMSADVSAVLRNPRLVAVNQDPLGAGGRRVRDDGDTEVFAKPLSDGSVAVGLFNRGTSTTTVTATAAQVGLSGGSFTLTDLWTGGTSSTTGQVSASVPAHGVAAFRVTGGTPLAATTSRLRGDGSGRCLDVENASTAAGTRVLIRDCHTAAGQLWTTWAGGEIRVFGDKCLDAYDQGTANGTRIITWPCNGQDNQKWTLDANGSIRNVHAGLCLDVDQAGTANGTPLILWTCNGQGNQRWTRT
- a CDS encoding arabinofuranosidase catalytic domain-containing protein is translated as MPTLQEETVQSSLVSVPGGVPRRRRSPATLATGSALMLIAVLVAVFGRPGPASAAGTGPCDIYASGGTPCVAAHSTVRALYGSYTGKLYQVRRSSDNATRDVGAVTAGGVADAAAQDSFCAGTSCVITWVYDQSGHGNNLGYQGPGGVGGSDTAANATSESLTVGGNRAYSLYINPRNSYWRDGHATGVPTGSAPEGMYMVTSGTHVNSGCCFDYGNSETSRKADGPGAMDAINFSTQCWFGGCSGNGPWVQADLEWGLYSGGSQSWNPNQRAFTSKFVTATLKNNGTTRFAIKGSNAQSGSLTTLYAGSLPGGYNPMKKQGAIILGSGGDCCNGNTNLSAGTFYEGAMVSGYPSDQTENAVQANITAAGYR
- a CDS encoding alpha/beta hydrolase family protein, with product MSIRRRTLLGLGVAAATGAGMSLLGSSAAAGTLSPRMASPRQAPTAQFAIGVRQFYWSRGNRQLTTKIFYPASGTAGGNPVPNAPIASGVFPIAEWSHGMGCNSDCYSSQTHDLAAAGFICPAPSFSDNTNIGSVYNGNWSKDVSEVLTRTLALNNTAGDPFAGHIDTRVGVGVSGHSMGGMTTHGLLTAWPDNRIVAAVPVACVDMGNPAGLHANVLFIHGDHDPTCDYNSARAAYAELPSPKAFLTHVGADHGQYLTPDYRYYAQTKNTFLDWFRWSLYGDTAARDRLRSDATSNGTSWQATLT
- a CDS encoding IS701 family transposase, producing the protein MARIAGRFGRVEPRATARAYLLGLLSATERKNCWQLAEQAGLARPGPMQRLLRYARWDADALRDDVRAYVVDHLGDDGVLIVDETGFVKKGSMSAGVQRQYTGTAGRIENSQVGVFLAYATERGRALIDRRLYLPERSWCSDPERRHAAGVPEDLPFATKPRLAEEMIVAALDAGVTASWVTGDEAYGQDPQLRARLERIGIGYVMAVACSTRVRINQGRTPVRADVLADRLPASAWQRHSAGAGAKGPRYYDWAWIHIGTGVHRHLLIRRNRTTGELAFYLCWSPTQITLHELVRVAGVRWSVEECFQAAKSQVGLDHYQVRHWTSWHRHITLAMLALAFLTALAADANPARPADPQHPDRSHDPIILTVPEIRHLLVAVFAPPAMTAARLLHWSTWRRRHQAAARRSHYQRRSTDGPAG